One region of Culex pipiens pallens isolate TS chromosome 2, TS_CPP_V2, whole genome shotgun sequence genomic DNA includes:
- the LOC120412759 gene encoding guanine nucleotide-binding protein subunit beta-like protein 1 produces the protein MALLPPDPVYCLKSPDLSPFHSLCFHTSERIYAGTGKGTVQLWDLHTNRSPYQLPVGPSPVIALDHTEDVALLTQEKNDCVVKLWQLTNSAYVESHQVSTDHVGFCRFVYNPSAVGGPAVIVPRGGSNISILCGRTMAERQLLAVEDGAGLPPLGTVMCFLPVQLGAAGVTYLLAGYESGTLVLWDLNCSKVVSHLKLATADDECLMTLDYDPVTNRGVAGGSSDRITVFSLDRATGEIRRKSDIGIKNAGVHRVRIRKDLKVFSSAGWDGRIRIFSWKSLRPLAVLTEHRGGELLDLAYSEDKVSMWKAPIMAAAGSDGQISLWDLYN, from the exons ATGGCTCTGCTGCCGCCGGATCCGGTTTACTGTCTGAAATCGCCGGATCTGAGTCCGTTTCATTCGCTGTGCTTTCACACGTCCGAGCGGATCTACGCCGGCACCGGCAAGGGAACCGTCCAGCTGTGGGATTTGCAC ACAAACCGCTCCCCGTACCAACTCCCGGTCGGTCCCAGCCCGGTGATTGCCCTGGACCACACCGAAGATGTGGCCTTGCTAACTCAGGAAAAAAATGACTGCGTGGTCAAGCTGTGGCAGCTGACCAACTCGGCGTACGTCGAGAGCCACCAGGTCAGCACGGACCACGTCGGCTTTTGCCGGTTCGTGTACAACCCGTCCGCCGTGGGTGGCCCAGCTGTGATAGTTCCCCGCGGGGGATCCAACATTTCCATCCTGTGCGGTCGCACCATGGCCGAGCGGCAGCTGCTGGCCGTCGAAGATGGCGCCGGGCTGCCACCGCTCGGAACCGTAATGTGTTTCTTGCCCGTCCAACTCGGCGCCGCCGGAGTGACCTACCTGTTGGCCGGCTACGAGTCCGGCACGCTCGTACTGTGGGACCTGAACTGCTCCAAGGTGGTGAGCCACCTCAAACTTGCCACCGCCGACGACGAATGCCTCATGACGCTAGATTACGACCCCGTGACGAACCGTGGCGTTGCCGGCGGATCGTCCGACCGAATCACGGTCTTCTCGCTGGACCGCGCGACGGGTGAAATCCGCCGCAAGTCCGACATCGGAATCAAGAACGCGGGCGTGCACCGGGTGCGCATCCGCAAGGACCTGAAGGTGTTTTCCAGCGCCGGCTGGGACGGCCGCATTCGGATCTTCTCGTGGAAGAGTCTGCGGCCGTTGGCGGTCCTCACGGAACACCGCGGCGGCGAGCTGCTCGACCTGGCGTACTCCGAGGATAAGGTCTCGATGTGGAAGGCCCCCATCATGGCGGCGGCCGGCTCCGACGGGCAGATCTCGCTGTGGGATTTGTACAACTGA